A window of the Rhinoraja longicauda isolate Sanriku21f chromosome 42, sRhiLon1.1, whole genome shotgun sequence genome harbors these coding sequences:
- the pa2g4a gene encoding proliferation-associated protein 2G4a, whose amino-acid sequence MSDDESQDQTIAEDLVVTKYKMGGDIANRVLKMLVDAARVDVSVVSLCEKGDEMIMEETGKIFKKEKEMKKGIAFPTCISVNNCVCHYSPLKSDPDYVLKEDDLVKIDLGVHVDGFIANVAHSFILGVSKDSPVSGRKADVIKAAHYCAEVALRLVKPGNQNTQVTEAWNKIAQSFNCTPIEGMLSHQLKQHVIDGEKTIIQNPTDQQKKDHEKTAFEVHEVYAVDVLISTGEGKAKDAGQRTTVYKRDPTQQYGLKMKTSRAFFSEVERRFDAMPFTLRAFEDEKKARMGVMECAKHELLQPFNVLYEKEGEFVAQFKFTVLLMPNGPMRITSGIFENELYKSELDIKDPDLKALIQSSVSRRNQKKRRKKKKVASQCGLSATTGSTNEENETGD is encoded by the exons ATGTCGGACGATGAGAGCCAGGACCAGACGATCGCCGAGGATCTGGTGGTCACCAAGTATAAGATGGGCGGTGACATCGCCAATC GTGTTTTGAAGATGCTGGTAGATGCAGCGAGGGTGGATGTGTCTGTCGTCAGCCTttgtgagaaaggagatgagatgaTCATGGAGGAAACGGGGAAGATTTTCAAGAAGGAGAAAGAAATGAAAAAAG GAATTGCCTTTCCCACGTGTATCTCAGTGAACAACTGTGTCTGCCATTACTCTCCTCTCAAGAGTGACCCTGACTATGTCTTGAAGGAGGATGATCTTGTTAAAAT tgATTTGGGCGTCCATGTGGATGGATTCATTGCTAATGTGGCGCACAGTTTTATTCTTGGTGTCAGTAAG GATAGCCCTGTATCCGGTCGCAAAGCTGATGTCATTAAAGCTGCACACTATTGTGCAGAAGTAGCTCTGCGGCTAGTAAAACCTGGCAATCAG AACACGCAAGTGACAGAAGCCTGGAACAAGATTGCTCAGTCCTTTAATTGCACCCCCATAGAAG GCATGCTGTCACACCAACTCAAACAGCACGTTATTGACGGGGAGAAAACGATCATTCAGAACCCCACAGATCAGCAAAA GAAAGATCATGAAAAGACAGCATTTGAAGTACATGAAGTTTATGCCGTTGACGTATTAATCAGCACCGGAGAAGGCAAG GCAAAAGATGCTGGTCAAAGAACAACTGTGTATAAGCGGGACCCAACGCAACAATATGGTTTGAAAATGAAGACTTCTCGTGCCTTTTTTAGTGAAGTTGAAAGGCGGTTTGATGCAATGCCCTTTACTCTGAG GGCATTTGAAGATGAGAAAAAAGCCAGAATGGGAGTTATGGAGTGTGCAAAGCATGAGCTTCTACAGCCATTCAATGTACTCTATGAGAAGGAAG GGGAGTTTGTGGCTCAGTTTAAGTTCACAGTCCTGCTCATGCCAAATGGTCCAATGAGAATCACCAGTGGAATATTTGAAAATGAACTTTACAAGTCTGAATTGGACATTAAGGACCCTGACCTAAAG GCCCTGATTCAAAGTTCTGTAAGCCGAAGGAatcagaagaagaggaggaagaagaagaaggtg GCTTCCCAGTGTGGACTCTCTGCCACCACTGGCAGCACCAATGAGGAGAATGAGACTGGAGACTGA